The genomic region TCGATCATCAAAACAATGAGGGATGACAGGTTGGGATCTTTGCCAGCCCCTCCCGGCAGCGCCAAGTCAAAGCACAGCAGCAGCAGGGCCAGTGCACGCCATGTTGCCTTCTCGGAAACTTCTGCAGCTCCGAGCACCAACCGTGACGATGGAGCCTTCTTCCCCCCACCAGATTTAGATGGAGAACGTCCGAAACGCCTCCGGCCACGTGCCTATGCATGCTGTGCATGGGGATGCATGTTCATTTTCGCCTTCGTCCTCCTCGCCCTCATCTTAGGTTTTGTGTTCGTCTCCATCTTCCATTCTTACTTGCCTGTAATCCGGGTCCGGCGGTTCAATGCAACCAAGATCGAGTTTGGCAAACCGAATAATCAGCACAAGGTGAGCTTGAAGGGAAAAGTAGATTTGCTAGTGGAGATTAATAACCAGAACGAGAAAACCGAGCTCAAATTCGGGATGTTCAAAGTGAGTGCTTCTACTTCCAATCTCAATCTGGGTAACACCGAGTTTAAGGCATT from Fragaria vesca subsp. vesca linkage group LG3, FraVesHawaii_1.0, whole genome shotgun sequence harbors:
- the LOC101299461 gene encoding uncharacterized protein LOC101299461 — translated: MRDDRLGSLPAPPGSAKSKHSSSRASARHVAFSETSAAPSTNRDDGAFFPPPDLDGERPKRLRPRAYACCAWGCMFIFAFVLLALILGFVFVSIFHSYLPVIRVRRFNATKIEFGKPNNQHKVSLKGKVDLLVEINNQNEKTELKFGMFKVSASTSNLNLGNTEFKAFTQPTKSSKSLNTTIGVNNSGVDKDDAEQLKQDIQNHEFELQLNMVGSVSFPISGINMNQIPIIASCDCKQTEVDFGKNARCNYRIFKS